The window attgagttattctgttgagtaggtttccgttgagttaagaaagccaggccaagggttcgcttggggccagcaatggtctctgagtgccggtcccgcccagggtgtaggctcggggcgtgacagccTGTctcaacatttctagtcagttagaggctattttcagacatagttagattcagcttagtattgagttaatatcttctttgtattaaactcatcagttttcatatatctcagttatagtatatgtgtattccccatcttttcattttatgtatGATTTTAGCTTCTGCATTAGTttaattattatctttagtatgctcatgatcatgccaacagggttagcttgggatcacttgtggtcctagatCCTATGTCCGCATCTCAGGGGTAGTCTCGGAGCGTGACAGAAACATTAGTGACAAATTCAAGTCAGTTTTTTATCACTTCCTTTTGTTCCTTCATTATGCATCGTTGTTAGAAGTTCTGCATTTTTCTATCCtaatattctaaaaattttgaatttactaaaaaagtaattttgtaaCTTTTACATTTTATGAACAATGCATGGAGATCGATGTATTCACACACAATTGGAGAACAGGGGTGCGGATcggattattaaataatttaaataaatatctttttaattttttaaaattttagtaagaattaaaaatttcatgtttgtaaattttaatgaaaaaaattaattaaatagattgGGTGACTTTGTAAGTAAAACATTCATTTTGAGTGACTTTGTAAATGAGAcactcatagttgagtgacttttgagttaaaaatcaaagttgagtgactttctaagaaaataactcatagttgagtgacttttaagtcaaaaaccaaatttgagtgactttctaagaaaaTAATCTAAAATTGAGTGACCATTTGAGATATTATCTCCTAATTAGAGTTTGGTACTTGACTTGGCCggtttatttatatatatatataagattattgtagagagattgtttcacAAAAAAGTGAATCATTATAATGATGAATGTATATtgttatagataaaaaaaaattaatacaaagGTATCAAGGCCTTTCATTTATGTCCTAAAATcgtcatcttttttttttcttttgtcgaGAAGGTCTATAAAATTGATGGAGGAGTTTAGACAAGACTCTTAATTTgtatattactaaaaataataattactaaaATTAACCTATAAAGACATTTGagtacaacaaaaaaaagtgtTCGGCTGAGTATCCTTGCTATCGACACATCTACTGACTACTATTGATTGTCAATAACATTGAATTTGTATATAACGAAATTGAAGGTTTTGAATATCAAATGTCCATTCTGTAAATTTTAACTTGCTTGTCCAATAgcaaaaaacaattaaaaatataaaactaccATTCTACTTACAATAATAGACCATTAAAGCAAATCTCAGTAACACATTTTCTTTATTGAGAAAACTTACAATATAAAATGTTGAAATCTTTGTGATGAATACATGTTGTACCAAATTTAACTAGTAGAGTCCAATCACATTGAAAGCTCCATCGAGCATTGATAGTCATTTTGTGCAACTCTAATAAAATCGTAAGTTGCacacaaaaaaactaaaaagaagaagaagaatccattacaacaaaaagagaaggagaaagtatttagtaataaacatgACTTGGTCACTAGCATTGATTGTTCAAATATATGATTAAAGCCATTGGAGGtgacattttgaccaaaaattaCTTAGATTTATCACAATTTGTATCAAGAGATCCATAAACTTTCCCAAGATAATTGGAAGTTTCTCAGTGCCCTTTGTTTTGTTCTTCAAAGATGAATTAAGACGACAGTTTGGTTTTGGACATACAAAGAAACTTCGAGACACCAAATTCAGCAACTTTTCGTCTAGATTCAAGCCTGTACATTCCCACCATGAAACAAAATAGTTAGTCAAATAGACATTGCAGCTAGCTACAGAGGTGCAATAGAATTCAATTAAATCAACTTCGTCTGAAAATTATACGGTATATAAATAgggtaaaataaaattgtgtttatatataaattgttgaatCCTTTTGACATAAGTTTTCTTGTTCCCTGAATCAATTCAAAAATTTCctagttgaaaaaaaaaccagAGAACTTACTCTCCAAACTAAACTGGGAGTAATGAAGCTCGTAACACCGAGAATCGCTACTGGGCAACAACGGCCGCCGCTTCTCCTTCACGTAAATCTCAATCGCAGCCTTTATCAACTCCCGGACGGTGTTTTCCGGTGACATTACTACATGTACCGGCCCCACACTGTTCTGTATATTCACTTTCACTAACAGCTTCGTTAGCTTCTGTTGCTTCTCTTGACTTATTCCAGCTGAAACATCTACCCTGGCACCGTGCTTTCGCACTGAATGCTCTAATTTTCTTTGTATCGTTACAATTTTATCACATGTTTTCGAAAGGACTTTTGAATTTGTACGTGGTTCAGTGAGTCTCGGCTGAAATCTCATTTCTAAAGGAATCTCAATTGAAGAATATCTAAGTTCGAATTAGAAAAGTCTCCAATCGCTATATATCATACTAGGATTTAATGTTCATcaattttatatgatgattgtAACAAACTAACAATATGGAGAGAGTTTCAAATAATGATAGTAATTTATTTGGCTGACATGCTGAATGGAATCATTTTCAGTTGATAGTTTGTGTTTCAGCATATAGCGGGAAGCTTCTAGGAAATTGCAGATTTCATTATTTTGTCGCTCTCAAAGATTTGCTAGATTATCATTTACCACAGTCCACATAGctatttaaattattgaaaaaggTCTGACGTATCTCGTTGGTATACTCtttgttactccctccgttcactATTGTTTGTCatgtatactaaaaatagttgtccaaaactaattatcaatttaaacaatcaaaaaACAATTAGTTACTTTTTCTCAATTCTGCCCTTAATA is drawn from Solanum stenotomum isolate F172 unplaced genomic scaffold, ASM1918654v1 scaffold12163, whole genome shotgun sequence and contains these coding sequences:
- the LOC125849973 gene encoding uncharacterized protein At4g22758-like, yielding MRFQPRLTEPRTNSKVLSKTCDKIVTIQRKLEHSVRKHGARVDVSAGISQEKQQKLTKLLVKVNIQNSVGPVHVVMSPENTVRELIKAAIEIYVKEKRRPLLPSSDSRCYELHYSQFSLESLNLDEKLLNLVSRSFFVCPKPNCRLNSSLKNKTKGTEKLPIILGKFMDLLIQIVINLSNFWSKCHLQWL